In a single window of the Subtercola sp. PAMC28395 genome:
- the der gene encoding ribosome biogenesis GTPase Der — MVNIHSADKDTDGDFDDYPAVSNAVVERLSDLDEDLVSRRADALRTGLADYDLGEDDLAILDAATEDPNAITYLPALPVLAIVGRPNVGKSALVNRIIGRREAVVEDTPGVTRDRVNYKAEWAGRHFTIVDTGGWEPDARGIDASVAAQAEIAIDLADAVLFVVDANVGPTATDEHVVRMLRKTKRPVFVAANKIDDVRQEPNAAALWSLGLGNPYPVSALHGRGVADLLDQIMKVLPEVSAVAKQEVGGPRRVAILGRPNVGKSSLLNRAAGEERVVVNELAGTTRDPVDEQVEIAGKIWRFVDTAGIRRRVHLQQGADFYASLRTSAALEKAEVAVVMIDVSQPVSEQDVRIIDLVLESGRALVLAFNKWDLLDDERRRYLEREIEQDLAHVSWAPRVNISAKTGRHMEKLVPALELALESWDTRIPTGKFNAFLAELTAEHPHPVRGGKQPRILFGTQASSRPPTFVLFTTGFLDPGYRRYITRRLREIWGFEGSPVNVNMRVREKRKR, encoded by the coding sequence ATGGTCAACATCCACAGCGCTGACAAAGACACCGACGGCGACTTCGACGACTACCCAGCCGTCTCGAACGCGGTTGTCGAACGTCTCTCCGACCTCGACGAAGACCTGGTGTCGCGTCGGGCCGACGCGCTCCGCACCGGTCTCGCCGACTACGACCTGGGTGAAGACGACCTCGCCATCCTCGACGCGGCGACCGAAGATCCCAACGCGATCACCTACCTGCCCGCGCTCCCGGTGCTCGCCATCGTGGGTCGCCCGAACGTCGGCAAGTCAGCGCTCGTCAACCGCATCATCGGTCGGCGCGAAGCCGTCGTCGAAGACACCCCCGGAGTCACGCGCGACCGCGTCAACTACAAGGCCGAATGGGCCGGTCGGCACTTCACCATCGTCGACACCGGCGGCTGGGAGCCCGATGCCCGCGGCATCGACGCCTCTGTCGCCGCACAGGCCGAGATCGCGATCGACCTCGCCGACGCCGTACTGTTCGTCGTCGACGCCAACGTGGGCCCGACGGCCACCGACGAGCACGTCGTTCGCATGCTTCGCAAGACCAAGCGACCCGTCTTCGTCGCCGCGAACAAGATCGACGACGTGCGCCAGGAGCCGAACGCGGCCGCACTCTGGTCACTCGGCCTCGGCAACCCGTACCCGGTCTCCGCACTTCACGGGCGTGGGGTCGCCGACCTGCTCGACCAGATCATGAAGGTGCTTCCTGAGGTCTCTGCCGTTGCCAAGCAGGAGGTGGGCGGCCCCCGTCGTGTCGCCATCCTCGGCCGGCCGAACGTCGGCAAGTCGTCACTGCTCAACCGCGCCGCCGGTGAAGAGCGGGTCGTCGTCAACGAGCTCGCGGGTACAACACGTGACCCGGTCGACGAGCAGGTCGAGATCGCCGGCAAGATCTGGCGCTTCGTCGACACCGCCGGCATCCGTCGCCGCGTGCACCTGCAGCAGGGTGCCGACTTCTACGCTTCGCTTCGCACCTCGGCTGCACTCGAGAAGGCCGAAGTCGCCGTCGTGATGATCGACGTCTCGCAGCCGGTGAGCGAACAGGATGTTCGGATCATCGACCTCGTTCTCGAATCCGGCCGCGCCCTGGTGCTGGCCTTCAACAAGTGGGACCTGCTCGACGACGAACGCAGGCGCTACCTCGAACGCGAGATCGAGCAGGATCTCGCGCACGTGTCGTGGGCACCCCGCGTGAACATCTCGGCGAAGACCGGGCGCCACATGGAGAAGCTGGTACCGGCTCTCGAGCTTGCACTCGAGTCATGGGACACCCGTATCCCGACCGGAAAGTTCAACGCGTTCCTCGCAGAACTCACCGCCGAGCATCCTCACCCGGTTCGCGGCGGAAAGCAGCCGCGTATTCTGTTCGGCACCCAGGCGTCGTCACGCCCGCCGACATTCGTGCTGTTCACGACCGGTTTTCTCGACCCGGGCTACCGCCGGTATATCACGCGGCGCCTGCGCGAGATCTGGGGCTTCGAGGGCTCACCGGTCAACGTGAACATGCGCGTGCGCGAGAAGCGCAAGCGCTAG
- a CDS encoding prephenate dehydrogenase translates to MVESRLTGPVRVVGVGLLGTSIGLGLRARGVEVILADASPTHLSIAVDYGAGRVAAEGDEPQLIVVCVPPDVTARVVAAELEAFPRAIVTDVASVKLAPLHELRAAGADVSRYVGTHPMAGAERGGPLSGRVDLFVGRPWVVAAHDGISYQRGSVIDDLILDLGGSLVEMTPEAHDRSVALVSHVPQVVSSLMARRLVDAPGAAVNLAGQGLRDVTRIAASDPELWVQILGANAAPVASILRLFSDDLERMIETLEAPEAVGASRRLAEELAGGNAGVARIPGKHGVDRRYAQLVVMVDDSPGELARLLAEIGEAGVNLEDLRLEHSPGAQIGFADISVLPERLGYLVEFLRARGWRIAG, encoded by the coding sequence GTGGTTGAGAGTCGTTTGACGGGGCCGGTGCGGGTTGTCGGCGTCGGCCTGCTCGGTACGAGCATCGGGCTCGGGCTACGCGCCCGCGGCGTCGAGGTGATTCTCGCCGATGCGTCGCCGACGCACCTCAGCATTGCCGTCGACTACGGTGCCGGCCGCGTGGCTGCCGAGGGAGACGAGCCCCAGCTCATCGTGGTCTGCGTTCCGCCCGACGTCACTGCCAGAGTCGTCGCGGCAGAGCTCGAAGCGTTTCCGCGGGCGATCGTCACCGACGTGGCCAGCGTCAAGCTGGCACCCCTGCACGAGCTTCGTGCGGCCGGGGCAGATGTGTCGCGATACGTCGGCACGCACCCGATGGCCGGTGCTGAGCGCGGCGGCCCGCTCTCGGGCCGGGTCGACCTCTTCGTGGGCAGGCCCTGGGTCGTCGCAGCGCACGACGGCATCTCGTACCAGCGCGGCAGCGTCATCGACGACCTCATCCTCGATCTTGGTGGCTCTCTCGTGGAGATGACGCCAGAGGCACACGACCGCAGTGTGGCGCTCGTCTCGCACGTGCCCCAGGTCGTCTCCTCGCTCATGGCGAGGCGCCTGGTCGACGCGCCGGGTGCTGCTGTGAACCTGGCTGGCCAGGGGCTTCGAGACGTGACCCGCATCGCTGCGAGCGACCCCGAACTGTGGGTGCAGATTCTCGGGGCGAACGCGGCGCCTGTTGCGAGCATCCTGAGGCTCTTCAGCGACGATCTCGAGCGCATGATCGAGACTCTCGAGGCACCCGAGGCGGTGGGCGCGAGCCGTCGACTCGCCGAAGAGCTGGCCGGGGGCAATGCGGGTGTGGCACGGATTCCCGGCAAGCACGGGGTCGACCGCCGGTATGCGCAACTCGTGGTCATGGTCGACGACAGCCCCGGTGAGCTCGCGCGGCTGCTCGCCGAGATCGGTGAAGCGGGCGTGAACCTCGAAGACCTGCGCCTCGAACATTCGCCGGGGGCACAGATCGGGTTCGCCGACATCTCGGTTCTGCCGGAGCGCCTCGGGTACCTCGTGGAGTTCCTGCGGGCGCGCGGATGGCGGATCGCCGGATGA
- a CDS encoding ParA family protein, translating to MTAKKNSLAAELPGLESPVLGPTGRPLRQFPKPAPLTSHGPARIISLCNQKGGVGKTTTTVNLGATLAEDGRRVLAIDFDPQGALSAGLGVDTHDGLTIYDLLLGTAKDPHDAIKSTSVPNFDIIPANIDLSAAEVHLINEVARETILARVLRKVSDEYDVILIDCQPSLGLLTVNALTASHGVLIPLECEFFALRGVALLVETIEKVRDRLNPAIKLDGILATMYDSRTLHSREVMQRVVDAFGADVLETVIGRTIKFPDASVSGTPITQFAPDHPAANAYRQLARELVFRGAVA from the coding sequence GTGACGGCGAAGAAGAACAGCCTTGCCGCCGAGTTGCCGGGCCTTGAATCGCCCGTTCTCGGCCCGACCGGTCGGCCGCTGAGGCAGTTTCCGAAGCCCGCTCCGCTCACGAGCCACGGCCCCGCGCGCATCATCTCGCTCTGCAACCAGAAGGGCGGTGTCGGCAAGACCACGACGACCGTGAACCTGGGTGCGACACTCGCCGAAGACGGCCGCCGGGTTCTCGCTATCGACTTCGACCCGCAGGGTGCCCTTTCGGCGGGCCTCGGGGTCGACACGCACGACGGCCTCACCATCTATGACCTGCTGCTCGGCACCGCCAAAGATCCGCACGACGCGATCAAGTCGACCAGCGTGCCGAACTTCGACATCATTCCGGCGAACATCGACCTCTCGGCGGCCGAAGTGCACCTCATCAACGAGGTCGCCCGCGAGACGATCCTCGCCCGAGTGCTCCGCAAGGTCTCCGACGAGTACGACGTCATTCTGATCGACTGCCAGCCCTCGCTCGGGCTGCTCACCGTGAACGCGTTGACGGCGAGCCACGGCGTGCTGATTCCACTGGAGTGCGAGTTCTTCGCGCTTCGCGGCGTCGCGCTGCTAGTTGAGACGATCGAGAAGGTTCGCGATCGACTGAACCCCGCCATCAAACTCGACGGAATCCTCGCCACCATGTACGACTCGCGGACCCTGCATTCGCGCGAGGTGATGCAGCGCGTCGTCGATGCCTTCGGCGCCGATGTGCTCGAGACGGTCATCGGCCGCACGATCAAGTTCCCTGACGCGAGCGTGTCGGGCACTCCGATCACACAGTTCGCCCCCGATCATCCGGCAGCGAATGCCTATCGGCAACTTGCTCGCGAATTGGTCTTCCGTGGCGCGGTCGCCTGA
- the xerD gene encoding site-specific tyrosine recombinase XerD, producing MPTERTPLDVLIDGYLRHLAIERGLSANTLAAYRRDLARYSVWLGAQGVTGIESVGEAQIGAFTRQLVAATSVASVPAVAEDAVAGPDEFQDAAAPVRLAPSSVARIMSSVRGLHKFLAEEGVVSNNVAREVKPPKLGTKLPKAISIEQMTALLDGTGGDDPAALRDRALLELLYATGARISEIVALNVDDVPDDSDFVRVVGKGSKQRLVPVGSFARAALQTYLVRVRPLYSARGRSTPALFLGLRGDRLSRQGAWLIIQSAARRAGLEQHISPHTFRHSFATHLIAGGADVRVVQELLGHSSVTTTQIYTHVTADTLRDMYQSAHPRARG from the coding sequence ATGCCGACCGAACGAACGCCGCTCGACGTTCTGATCGACGGGTATCTCCGGCACCTGGCGATCGAGCGCGGGCTCTCGGCCAATACGCTGGCAGCCTATCGTCGCGACCTCGCACGGTATTCCGTGTGGCTTGGGGCACAGGGCGTGACGGGCATCGAGAGTGTCGGCGAAGCCCAGATCGGCGCCTTCACCCGGCAGCTGGTCGCCGCAACGTCTGTTGCGAGCGTGCCCGCCGTGGCAGAGGATGCTGTCGCTGGGCCAGACGAGTTTCAGGATGCGGCTGCGCCGGTGCGCCTCGCGCCGTCGTCGGTCGCCCGCATCATGTCGTCGGTGCGCGGCCTGCACAAGTTTCTCGCCGAGGAAGGCGTCGTCTCGAACAATGTGGCCCGAGAGGTGAAGCCTCCGAAGCTCGGCACGAAGCTGCCCAAGGCCATCTCGATCGAGCAGATGACGGCTCTCCTCGACGGGACAGGGGGCGATGACCCGGCTGCACTCCGAGACCGCGCCCTGCTCGAACTTCTCTACGCGACGGGAGCACGGATCTCGGAGATCGTCGCCCTCAACGTCGACGACGTCCCCGACGACTCGGACTTCGTGCGGGTCGTCGGCAAGGGCAGCAAGCAGCGCCTTGTTCCGGTCGGCAGTTTTGCCCGCGCAGCGCTGCAGACGTACCTGGTGCGCGTGAGGCCGCTGTACTCGGCCCGCGGCCGGTCGACGCCGGCGCTCTTTCTGGGGCTGCGCGGCGACAGGTTGAGTCGCCAGGGGGCCTGGCTGATCATCCAGTCGGCGGCCCGGCGTGCGGGGCTCGAACAGCACATCTCGCCGCACACGTTCCGGCACTCGTTCGCCACACACCTGATCGCCGGTGGTGCGGACGTGCGGGTGGTCCAGGAACTATTGGGCCACTCCTCGGTGACCACAACGCAGATCTATACGCACGTCACCGCCGATACGCTTCGTGACATGTACCAGAGCGCGCATCCTCGAGCCCGCGGATGA
- a CDS encoding pseudouridine synthase, whose protein sequence is MTNFTDSPDFEGHSGDGRAGEQPDGVRLQKVLASAGVASRRVSEDLITAGRVRVNGEIVRELGRRINPETDKVAVDNQAVQLDTTKRYVMLNKPVGIVSSLSDQHGRPDLSRYTSQFEERLFNVGRLDAETSGLLILTNDGELAHVLAHPSFGVMKTYIAQVEGRVTAQTIAKLIKGVELDDGPIVADKARLLDSSAGNSLVEVTLHSGRNRIVRRMLEEVGHPVLELVRRQFGPLHLGSLKAGELRDLNRDELGALLTLSRVATAPGADAAAVSATAARSGSTGSSAGSGHSSSTGEKKPARSK, encoded by the coding sequence ATGACCAATTTCACTGACAGTCCTGATTTCGAGGGTCACTCCGGCGACGGGCGGGCAGGGGAGCAGCCAGATGGCGTGCGGCTGCAGAAGGTTCTCGCTTCGGCAGGGGTCGCCTCCCGGCGCGTCTCCGAAGACCTGATCACCGCCGGGCGCGTTCGCGTCAACGGCGAGATCGTTCGTGAACTCGGGCGCAGAATCAACCCCGAGACCGACAAGGTGGCTGTCGACAACCAGGCCGTGCAGCTCGACACGACCAAGCGCTACGTCATGCTCAACAAGCCGGTCGGCATCGTCAGCTCGCTTTCCGACCAGCACGGCCGGCCCGACCTTTCGCGATACACATCGCAGTTCGAGGAACGCCTGTTCAACGTCGGGCGCCTCGACGCCGAGACGTCGGGCCTGCTCATCCTGACGAACGACGGTGAGCTCGCCCACGTGCTGGCACACCCGTCGTTCGGCGTGATGAAGACCTACATCGCCCAGGTCGAGGGGCGCGTCACGGCCCAGACGATCGCGAAGCTCATCAAGGGCGTCGAGCTCGACGACGGGCCTATCGTCGCCGATAAGGCGCGACTGCTCGACAGTTCTGCGGGCAACAGCCTCGTGGAGGTGACGCTTCACTCCGGGCGCAACCGCATTGTGCGACGGATGCTCGAAGAAGTCGGTCACCCGGTTCTCGAACTTGTTCGGCGCCAGTTCGGGCCGTTGCACCTCGGCTCGCTGAAGGCGGGGGAGCTGCGCGACCTGAACCGTGACGAACTCGGTGCGCTGCTGACGCTGTCGCGCGTGGCTACCGCGCCGGGAGCCGATGCTGCGGCAGTTTCGGCCACTGCGGCCCGGTCTGGGTCGACTGGGTCGTCGGCCGGCTCGGGGCACTCCTCCTCCACAGGCGAGAAGAAGCCCGCACGTTCGAAGTAG
- the cmk gene encoding (d)CMP kinase, which produces MSGPENFVSGEPDPADLASGPLDSTPTTVVVAIDGPAGSGKSSVSKQAALKLGYAYLDTGAAYRALAWMLLDRGLDAENPAVVVESLAEFDFTIGTEPEGYFVKVGPDDVTVAIREPWVTSEVRLVARLPEVRAHLTEMFRSIIRNTSKPGIVVEGRDITTVVAPDATARILLTASEEARMGRRSAELVDQSAAVVGEQLRSRDRADSRVVDFMNAADGVTTVDSTELDFDQTVSAVVGVVNLASLRVFHGQHPQR; this is translated from the coding sequence ATGAGCGGCCCAGAGAATTTCGTATCAGGGGAGCCAGACCCGGCCGACCTGGCCTCGGGGCCCCTCGATTCGACGCCAACAACCGTCGTCGTTGCCATCGACGGCCCGGCAGGCAGCGGCAAATCGAGCGTGAGCAAGCAGGCCGCCCTGAAGCTCGGCTACGCCTATCTCGATACGGGAGCCGCGTATCGGGCGCTGGCGTGGATGCTGCTCGACCGCGGGCTCGACGCGGAGAACCCCGCGGTGGTGGTCGAATCGCTGGCAGAATTCGACTTCACCATCGGAACAGAACCTGAGGGGTACTTCGTCAAAGTCGGCCCCGACGATGTCACCGTGGCGATCAGGGAGCCGTGGGTGACGAGCGAAGTGCGCCTTGTGGCTCGCCTTCCGGAGGTGCGTGCGCATCTCACGGAGATGTTCCGTTCGATCATCCGGAACACCTCGAAGCCCGGCATCGTGGTGGAGGGGCGTGACATCACGACGGTCGTCGCGCCGGATGCTACCGCCAGAATCCTGCTCACGGCGTCAGAAGAGGCTAGAATGGGTAGGCGTTCAGCAGAACTTGTCGATCAATCGGCCGCCGTCGTCGGTGAACAGCTCCGATCACGCGACCGGGCTGACTCCCGCGTCGTCGACTTCATGAATGCCGCAGACGGTGTAACCACCGTCGATTCCACCGAACTCGACTTCGACCAGACCGTTTCAGCGGTGGTCGGGGTTGTCAATCTTGCTTCATTGAGGGTTTTCCATGGTCAACATCCACAGCGCTGA
- the scpB gene encoding SMC-Scp complex subunit ScpB, whose product MTATATGSAPVSAPEAEAEADVDARPFDLERALEAILMVADEPQGLVTLATTLGRPVAAVRQSIERLVDDYDGVSSAAPGGAGGGVRRGFELREVAGGWRLYVRPEYDRVVREFVVTENPSRLSQAALETLSVIAYKQPVTRSAVAAIRAVNVDSVIRTLLGRGLITEVSTDNETGAIYYGTTDLLLTQLGINSLDELPKISPLLADGAEGFDDQFH is encoded by the coding sequence ATGACAGCGACCGCAACGGGGTCAGCGCCGGTGTCAGCGCCAGAGGCCGAGGCCGAAGCCGACGTGGATGCCCGGCCCTTCGACCTCGAACGCGCCCTCGAGGCGATTCTCATGGTGGCCGACGAACCCCAGGGTCTCGTGACGCTTGCCACCACCCTCGGCCGGCCGGTCGCGGCCGTGCGCCAGAGCATCGAACGGCTCGTTGACGACTACGATGGAGTGAGCAGCGCGGCCCCCGGGGGAGCTGGTGGCGGCGTACGTCGCGGTTTCGAACTGCGCGAGGTCGCGGGCGGTTGGCGCCTGTATGTGCGCCCCGAGTACGACCGGGTCGTGCGCGAGTTCGTGGTCACCGAGAACCCGTCGAGGCTCTCCCAGGCCGCCCTTGAGACGCTCTCGGTCATCGCCTACAAGCAACCTGTGACGCGGAGTGCCGTCGCGGCGATTCGTGCGGTCAACGTGGATTCGGTCATCCGGACCCTGCTCGGTCGCGGCCTCATCACCGAGGTTTCGACCGACAACGAAACCGGTGCCATTTACTATGGAACGACAGACTTACTGCTGACGCAGCTCGGCATCAACAGCCTCGACGAGCTGCCCAAGATTTCACCACTCCTGGCCGATGGTGCGGAGGGTTTCGATGACCAATTTCACTGA
- a CDS encoding MOSC domain-containing protein has translation MAELVAACVVHELRPDAGSVGVTAIDKRPVSGPVRVRKLGLHADVQASRKHHGGELQALYVYAQEDAEYWQNELGRPLEAGWFGENLRVSGLDVSGARVGERWMIGSTVIVEVTSPREPCATFARWVGGPDERGWVKRFAAARRTGLYLRVVKAGEIVAGDTIEVIDVPADAPTITEVFTGTASPAA, from the coding sequence GTGGCAGAACTGGTAGCAGCATGTGTCGTCCATGAGCTCAGGCCAGACGCGGGTTCGGTCGGCGTCACCGCCATCGACAAACGCCCTGTCTCCGGCCCCGTGCGCGTGCGCAAGCTCGGCCTGCACGCCGACGTTCAGGCCAGCCGCAAGCACCACGGCGGCGAACTGCAGGCGCTCTACGTCTACGCGCAGGAAGACGCCGAGTACTGGCAGAACGAACTCGGTCGCCCGCTCGAGGCCGGCTGGTTCGGCGAGAACCTCCGTGTCTCGGGCCTTGACGTGTCGGGCGCCAGGGTCGGCGAGCGATGGATGATCGGCTCCACCGTGATCGTCGAAGTCACCTCCCCTCGCGAACCCTGCGCCACCTTCGCGCGCTGGGTCGGTGGGCCGGATGAACGCGGCTGGGTGAAGCGTTTCGCTGCAGCCAGGCGCACCGGACTCTACCTGCGCGTGGTCAAGGCCGGCGAGATCGTTGCCGGCGACACGATCGAGGTCATCGACGTTCCCGCCGACGCACCGACGATCACCGAGGTCTTCACCGGTACTGCTTCGCCGGCAGCCTGA
- a CDS encoding LysE/ArgO family amino acid transporter, giving the protein MPFSQTLLPALFGLGTGLALIVAIGAQNAFVLRLGIEGRNRTILPVVLVCALSDAVLILAGVVGIGAVIQAAPLALIFIRIVGSGFLIVYGLFAAARAVHPKVLVAAEGPASITLKMAVVTAVALTWLNPHVYLDTVIFLGSVANQQGAAERWWWAAGAIAGSFIWFFGVGFGARLLRPFFARPSSWRILDGIIAVVMIALGLRMALGV; this is encoded by the coding sequence GTGCCGTTCTCTCAGACTCTGTTGCCTGCCCTCTTCGGCCTCGGAACGGGGTTGGCGCTCATCGTCGCAATCGGTGCCCAGAACGCCTTTGTGCTCCGCCTGGGTATCGAAGGTCGCAACCGCACGATTCTGCCCGTGGTTCTCGTGTGCGCACTCTCTGACGCCGTGCTGATCCTGGCCGGAGTCGTCGGCATCGGGGCCGTCATCCAGGCCGCGCCGCTGGCGCTCATATTCATCCGCATCGTCGGCTCGGGGTTTCTGATCGTGTACGGGTTGTTTGCCGCTGCGAGAGCCGTGCATCCGAAAGTCCTGGTCGCAGCTGAGGGTCCCGCATCGATCACCCTGAAGATGGCCGTCGTCACCGCAGTCGCACTCACCTGGCTCAACCCGCACGTGTACCTCGACACCGTGATCTTTCTGGGGTCCGTCGCCAACCAGCAGGGCGCGGCCGAGCGATGGTGGTGGGCGGCCGGCGCCATCGCCGGGAGCTTTATCTGGTTCTTCGGCGTCGGGTTTGGCGCGAGGCTGCTGCGGCCGTTCTTCGCCAGGCCCTCCTCCTGGCGCATTCTCGACGGCATCATCGCTGTCGTCATGATCGCGCTCGGCCTGCGCATGGCACTGGGAGTCTGA
- a CDS encoding NUDIX hydrolase, translated as MTTGIATDEQALPALADEPVDLTISRSDRVFAGKIWDVRSETFDYNGENVLREFVDHPGAVAVLALDDNDRVLLIKQYRHPVRSREWEIPAGLLDVTGEDFLVGAQRELAEEADLEAAEWSVLLDYATTPGGNNELIRIYLARGLRATESTFERTDEEADMELRWVGLDEVVQAVLAGRIQNPSLVIASLAAHASRQSDWASLQPGDAPWPEWTRLHPVAD; from the coding sequence ATGACTACCGGCATAGCGACAGACGAACAGGCATTGCCCGCCCTCGCAGACGAGCCCGTCGACCTGACGATCAGCCGGAGCGACCGCGTCTTCGCAGGCAAGATCTGGGACGTGCGGAGCGAGACCTTCGACTACAACGGCGAGAACGTGCTGAGGGAGTTCGTCGATCATCCGGGCGCCGTTGCGGTGCTCGCACTCGACGACAACGACCGCGTGCTGCTCATCAAGCAGTACCGACACCCGGTTCGCAGCCGCGAATGGGAGATCCCTGCGGGTCTCCTCGATGTGACGGGCGAGGATTTCCTGGTCGGTGCGCAGCGTGAACTGGCCGAAGAGGCCGACCTCGAAGCCGCGGAGTGGAGCGTGCTTCTCGACTACGCGACAACACCGGGCGGCAACAACGAGCTCATTCGCATCTACCTGGCCCGCGGGCTGCGTGCGACGGAGTCGACGTTCGAACGCACCGATGAAGAAGCCGACATGGAGCTTCGCTGGGTCGGCCTCGACGAGGTGGTGCAAGCCGTGCTCGCCGGCCGCATCCAGAACCCGTCGCTCGTGATCGCCTCGCTGGCCGCCCACGCCTCGCGCCAGTCGGACTGGGCCTCGCTCCAGCCTGGGGATGCCCCCTGGCCGGAGTGGACCCGGCTGCACCCGGTCGCCGACTGA
- a CDS encoding ScpA family protein, with the protein MGSAPGGFSLRLSNFEGPFDLLLSLISKHEVDITDIALSVVTDEFISYLKDLDSEEELERASEFLVVAATLLDLKIVGLLPQGELVDAEDVALLEARDLLFARLLQYRAFKQVSAWFSSHFDDETGRHARAVRLEEKYRQSAPDLVWTLSADDFAALAMLALTPREVPVVGLEHLHAPLVSIREQAAHVVVMLRGGEPVTFQRLIAGIVEKGVVVARFLAVLELYRRSAVSFEQLEPLGELTLRWTAESWSEESLSNLGADYDN; encoded by the coding sequence GTGGGCTCGGCGCCCGGCGGGTTCTCGCTGCGCCTGTCGAACTTCGAGGGGCCGTTCGACCTCCTGCTGTCGCTGATCTCGAAGCACGAAGTCGACATCACTGACATCGCGCTGAGTGTGGTCACCGATGAGTTCATCAGCTACCTCAAAGACCTCGACTCCGAAGAGGAGCTGGAACGGGCATCCGAGTTCCTTGTCGTCGCCGCGACCCTGCTCGACCTGAAGATCGTGGGGTTGTTGCCGCAGGGTGAGCTGGTCGATGCCGAAGATGTGGCGCTGCTCGAAGCTCGCGACCTGCTGTTTGCCCGGCTCCTTCAATACCGAGCCTTCAAGCAGGTCTCTGCCTGGTTCAGCTCCCACTTCGACGACGAGACCGGCCGGCACGCGCGGGCGGTGCGGCTCGAAGAGAAGTACCGTCAGAGCGCCCCCGACCTGGTGTGGACGCTCAGCGCCGACGATTTCGCCGCGTTGGCGATGCTCGCGCTGACCCCACGCGAGGTTCCTGTCGTGGGGCTCGAACACCTGCATGCCCCGCTCGTCAGTATTCGCGAGCAGGCGGCGCACGTCGTCGTGATGCTGCGGGGCGGCGAGCCGGTGACCTTCCAGCGGCTGATTGCGGGAATCGTCGAGAAGGGCGTCGTCGTCGCCCGGTTTCTCGCGGTTCTGGAGTTGTATCGCCGCTCGGCCGTGTCGTTCGAGCAGCTCGAGCCGCTCGGCGAACTCACTCTCCGCTGGACGGCAGAATCCTGGTCAGAAGAGAGCCTGTCGAACCTCGGAGCAGACTATGACAACTGA
- a CDS encoding LysR family transcriptional regulator ArgP, producing the protein MTNDVRLMMPFQFEQLQTLTTLLEEGTFEKTALRLHITASAVSQRIKAMEQAASQILVERTTPVTLTAAGTVVVRYARQVQLLDEDTRRELHAGGSGDSGEQTTTIALAVNADSLATWFLESIAEVSVSHKLVFDLHRDDQEHTTTLLRSGTVLAAVTSTPEPVQGCTSERLGIMQYRAVCSPAFARRWMIGPDTLDRLGRSPMVNFDRKDELQRTFLATHSNDVPPTHFVPTSADFARSLLLGFGWGLLPEQQCGADLKQGRLIELDPDHPVDVVLYWQRWNLKSALLDAVTDAVRAGTAANLH; encoded by the coding sequence ATGACTAATGACGTGAGGCTGATGATGCCATTCCAGTTCGAGCAACTGCAGACGCTGACCACGCTTCTCGAAGAGGGCACCTTCGAGAAGACCGCACTCCGGTTGCACATCACCGCGTCGGCCGTCTCGCAGCGCATCAAGGCCATGGAGCAGGCCGCGTCGCAGATCCTCGTCGAACGTACGACTCCGGTCACGCTCACTGCCGCGGGCACCGTCGTCGTGAGGTACGCGCGCCAGGTTCAGCTTCTCGACGAAGACACCCGGCGCGAGCTCCACGCCGGGGGCTCAGGTGATTCGGGCGAACAGACGACCACGATCGCCCTTGCGGTGAACGCCGACAGCCTCGCGACGTGGTTCCTCGAGAGCATCGCCGAGGTGTCTGTCTCGCACAAACTCGTCTTCGACCTGCACAGGGACGACCAGGAGCACACGACCACCCTGCTTCGCTCGGGCACGGTGCTCGCCGCTGTCACCTCGACGCCCGAACCCGTGCAGGGCTGCACCTCTGAGCGTCTCGGCATCATGCAGTACCGGGCGGTCTGCAGCCCGGCCTTCGCCCGGCGATGGATGATCGGGCCCGACACCCTCGACCGACTCGGCCGCTCCCCCATGGTCAACTTCGATCGCAAAGACGAACTGCAGCGCACTTTTCTGGCCACTCACAGCAACGACGTTCCGCCGACGCATTTCGTGCCGACGTCAGCGGATTTCGCCCGCTCGCTGCTGCTCGGTTTCGGGTGGGGGCTCCTCCCCGAGCAGCAGTGCGGTGCCGACCTGAAACAGGGTCGACTGATCGAACTGGACCCCGACCATCCGGTCGACGTCGTGCTCTACTGGCAACGGTGGAACCTGAAGTCTGCCCTACTCGACGCCGTCACCGACGCCGTGCGGGCAGGGACGGCCGCAAACCTCCACTGA